The proteins below come from a single Cervus elaphus chromosome 4, mCerEla1.1, whole genome shotgun sequence genomic window:
- the LYPD3 gene encoding ly6/PLAUR domain-containing protein 3 — protein sequence MDPARRAGSWAVIWTTGWLLLLSLLLPEGAKALECYSCVQNADDGCSPQKMKTVKCAPGVEVCTEAVGAVETIHGQFSVAVRGCGSGLPGKNDRGLDLYGILAFIQLQQCPQDRCNAKLNLTSRALNPAGNESAYQPNGVECYSCVGLSRKECQGRAPPVVSCYNASDHFYKGCFDGNVTLTAANVTVSLPVRGCVQDEFCTRDSATGPGFMLSGSCCQGSRCNSDLRNKTYFSPQFPPLVLLPPPRSTTLAPTKSVSTSTSAPSSTVTTKATPVSTTTRSTTEPIAPARTNQTSPQEVGHETFREQEDSLAGGASGHQDRRNMGQHPIKDVPHSKGSAAPWAGWVTLLLAAAAGALL from the exons ATGGACCCCGCCAGGAGAGCAGGTTCCTGGGCAGTGATCTGGACTACTGGCTGGCTGCTCCTGCTGTCGCTGCTGCTTCCAGAAG GAGCGAAGGCCCTGGAGTGTTACAGCTGCGTGCAGAACGCAGATGACGGGTGCTCGCCGCAGAAGATGAAGACGGTGAAGTGTGCACCAGGCGTGGAAGTCTGCACAGAGGCTGTGGGGGCTGTGGAGACTA TCCACGGGCAATTCTCGGTGGCAGTGCGGGGCTGCGGTTCGGGACTCCCCGGCAAGAATGACCGCGGACTGGACCTTTACGGGATTCTGGCCTTCATCCAGCTGCAGCAGTGTCCCCAGGACCGCTGCAACGCGAAACTCAACCTCACCTCGAGAGCGCTCAACCCCGCAG GCAATGAGAGTGCCTACCAGCCCAACGGCGTCGAGTGTTACAGCTGCGTGGGGCTGAGCCGCAAGGAGTGCCAGGGCAGGGCGCCGCCCGTCGTGAGCTGCTACAACGCCAGCGACCATTTCTACAAGGGCTGTTTCGACGGCAATGTCACCTTGACAGCAG CTAATGTGACCGTGTCCTTGCCTGTCCGGGGCTGCGTCCAGGACGAGTTCTGCACCCGGGATTCGGCAACAGGCCCAGGGTTCATGCTCAGCGGCTCCTGCTGCCAGGGGTCCCGCTGTAACTCGGACCTCCGCAACAAGACCTACTTCTCCCCTCAATTCCCACCTCTTGTCTTGCTGCCCCCACCTCGGTCCACCACCCTGGCCCCGACCAAGTCTGTCAGTACTTCCACCTCTGCCCCATCCTCCACCGTCACCACCAAAGCTACCCCAGTCTCTACCACCACCCGTTCCACCACTGAACCCATTGCCCCAGCTCGGACCAACCAGACTTCTCCACAAGAGGTGGGACATGAGACCTTCCGGGAACAGGAAGATAGCTTGGCTGGAGGTGCTAGTGGCCACCAGGACCGCAGAAATATGGGGCAGCACCCCATAAAAGACGTGCCCCATAGTAAAGGCTCTGCGGCTCCTTGGGCGGGATGGGTGACTCTTCTGTTGGCTGCGGCTGCTGGTGCCCTACTATGA